One window of the Runella slithyformis DSM 19594 genome contains the following:
- a CDS encoding gluconate:H+ symporter gives MLLLYVLLGILALIILVAYFQLDTFISFVLVSIGLGLACGMTVPAISQSLEKGIGGTLGSLVIIIGFGSMLGKLVADSGAAQRITTTLMNIFGLKYLPWGLALAGFIIGLPLFYNAGFVIVIPLIFTIAASTQLPMLYVAVPMLSALSVAHGYLPPHPSPTAIATQFHANVGQTLFYGLIVAIPAIILAGPIFAKTLKKYDPKPDASLFNTKQFSDAEMPSLSISLVVALLPLLLLTLMPWLKGYFPEDSILYKTFAFLGDPSISMLISVLVAVYFLGIKRGRTTKNVMKSLEEAFKSVSIILLIVAGAGGFKQILTDGGVSKYIGELLAGVDISPLILGWAIAGVIRICVGSATVAGLTAVGIIAPLVQSQGVKPELMVLAIGSGSLICSHLNDGGFWLFKEYFNLSIKETLQTWTVMETIVSIVGLAGVLVLDQFV, from the coding sequence ATGCTCCTACTGTACGTCCTGCTGGGCATTTTAGCACTCATTATTTTAGTCGCTTATTTCCAATTAGATACCTTTATATCTTTTGTATTGGTCAGCATCGGGCTTGGGCTGGCCTGTGGAATGACTGTACCTGCTATTAGTCAATCTCTCGAAAAAGGCATTGGGGGCACATTGGGCTCACTGGTCATTATCATTGGTTTTGGCTCTATGCTCGGGAAGCTGGTTGCCGATAGCGGGGCGGCCCAGCGAATTACCACCACACTGATGAATATTTTTGGGCTCAAATACCTACCCTGGGGCTTGGCATTGGCGGGATTTATCATTGGCCTTCCGTTGTTTTATAACGCCGGTTTTGTCATTGTCATTCCCCTCATTTTTACCATTGCCGCTTCGACCCAATTACCGATGCTGTACGTCGCGGTTCCGATGCTGTCGGCGTTATCGGTGGCACACGGATATTTGCCGCCCCACCCCTCCCCTACAGCCATTGCAACGCAGTTTCATGCCAATGTAGGCCAAACGCTTTTCTACGGTTTAATTGTCGCCATACCGGCCATTATTCTTGCCGGGCCTATTTTTGCCAAAACCCTCAAAAAATACGATCCCAAACCGGATGCTTCTTTATTCAATACCAAACAATTCAGCGACGCTGAAATGCCAAGTCTGAGCATCAGTCTGGTCGTTGCGTTATTGCCGTTATTGCTTCTTACCCTCATGCCTTGGTTAAAGGGTTATTTTCCGGAAGACAGTATCCTCTATAAAACCTTTGCCTTCTTGGGCGACCCTTCCATTTCGATGCTGATCTCTGTGCTCGTCGCTGTTTATTTTCTGGGAATCAAACGAGGAAGAACCACTAAAAACGTAATGAAATCGCTCGAAGAAGCCTTTAAAAGTGTTTCGATCATTCTGCTTATCGTGGCGGGAGCCGGCGGTTTCAAACAAATCCTGACCGATGGAGGAGTCAGCAAATACATAGGAGAACTTTTGGCCGGAGTTGACATTTCTCCGCTTATCTTAGGCTGGGCCATTGCGGGTGTGATCCGTATCTGCGTAGGCTCAGCTACGGTGGCGGGGCTGACGGCGGTGGGTATCATTGCGCCATTGGTGCAAAGTCAGGGGGTAAAACCCGAATTAATGGTCTTGGCGATCGGTTCCGGAAGCTTGATCTGCTCCCACCTTAACGACGGCGGTTTTTGGCTGTTTAAAGAGTATTTCAACCTTTCCATCAAAGAAACCCTCCAAACCTGGACGGTCATGGAAACCATCGTATCCATCGTAGGCTTAGCGGGTGTTTTGGTATTGGATCAGTTTGTATAG
- a CDS encoding ABC transporter substrate-binding protein has product MRFSVKDQLNHEILLPGLPRRIVSLVPSQTELLFDLGLGSSIVGITNYCIYPTDKVKGLTKVGGTKNFNIEVIKKLSPDLIIGNKEENEREGIEALKKYFPVWMSNIICLDDALDMITGIGTLTGKTPEAENIVSSIQRSFSLLQYSNTFSKSVAYLIWRKPYMVAASHTFIDDMLQRAGFTNAFASLLRYPYITAVQLQEAQPAYIFLSSEPYPFKEKHLAEFQALCPTSTVLVVDGELFSWYGSRLEHSAAYFSKLVLLG; this is encoded by the coding sequence ATGAGATTTTCGGTAAAAGACCAATTGAATCATGAGATACTGCTGCCGGGCCTCCCCCGTCGTATTGTATCGCTTGTGCCTTCCCAAACGGAGCTGCTGTTCGATCTGGGGCTGGGTTCTTCCATCGTTGGAATTACCAATTACTGTATTTATCCTACAGATAAGGTGAAAGGTCTGACGAAAGTTGGCGGAACGAAAAATTTCAACATTGAAGTAATCAAAAAATTATCCCCTGATCTGATCATCGGAAATAAAGAAGAAAACGAGCGCGAAGGAATTGAGGCGCTGAAGAAATACTTCCCTGTATGGATGTCGAATATCATTTGCCTTGATGATGCTCTTGATATGATAACCGGGATAGGTACTCTGACAGGCAAAACTCCCGAAGCCGAAAATATTGTATCGAGCATTCAACGCAGCTTCTCTTTGCTTCAATATTCCAATACGTTTTCCAAATCAGTAGCTTACCTTATTTGGCGAAAACCTTACATGGTTGCCGCTTCTCACACTTTTATTGATGATATGCTGCAAAGAGCGGGCTTTACGAATGCTTTTGCTTCTTTGTTACGTTATCCTTATATAACCGCTGTACAACTACAGGAAGCGCAACCGGCGTATATTTTTTTATCTTCTGAGCCTTATCCATTCAAAGAAAAACACCTTGCTGAATTTCAGGCACTCTGTCCGACATCAACAGTATTGGTCGTAGATGGCGAACTCTTCAGTTGGTATGGGAGTAGATTAGAGCATTCCGCTGCTTACTTTTCAAAACTTGTATTGTTAGGGTAA
- a CDS encoding capsule assembly Wzi family protein: MRVNQYATVPEASGLSVRASRQSLIAVSKKRPWQIGYGIDLAANVSNKNQLILPELYAQVRYRQWDLYIGRKRETFGLSDTLLGTGSYIWSGNALPIPKIQVGIIDYIPLKFTKNIVSFKGTYAHGWFGSGDFAYGYLLHQKSFYLRIDVLKTRLKLYGGLNHQVQWGGKTYDDIGTVKNKTLPGSFNDYLLAVTGSLFGKKGGTNAFDSTNRVGNHVGTLDIGAEFEFRRVSVLCYRQSLIEDGSLASVRNSNIADGLQGVSFNVLYPDRVKGRISFKKILLEVLNTKSQGGSTFDFEGGIFGRDNYFNHQQYYDGWSYKRRIIGTPFITNYKDTNRPEPFNGNEIANNNRVLVYHLGVEGYYGEKLHFMSKLSYSLNYGTYGFPYPTVPKQFSGIFQLDGPIGKGGGLEWNAAVALDRGQLYKNTFGGKIGIRKTWSRKK; encoded by the coding sequence ATGTTTCAAACAAAAATCAACTTATTTTGCCGGAGCTTTATGCACAGGTTCGTTACAGGCAATGGGATCTTTATATAGGCAGAAAACGTGAAACATTTGGCCTTTCTGACACCCTTCTTGGCACAGGCTCTTATATTTGGTCCGGAAATGCCCTTCCCATTCCTAAAATTCAGGTAGGTATCATTGATTATATCCCGCTCAAATTCACCAAAAACATAGTTTCATTTAAGGGTACGTATGCCCACGGTTGGTTTGGGTCCGGAGATTTTGCGTATGGATATTTACTGCACCAAAAATCGTTTTATCTACGTATTGATGTCCTAAAAACAAGATTAAAGCTCTACGGTGGACTCAATCATCAGGTACAGTGGGGCGGCAAAACGTATGATGACATCGGTACAGTGAAAAACAAAACCCTGCCCGGAAGCTTTAATGATTATCTCTTGGCGGTGACCGGTTCTTTGTTTGGCAAAAAAGGGGGTACAAATGCCTTTGATTCAACCAATCGTGTAGGAAATCACGTCGGTACCCTTGATATTGGTGCAGAATTCGAATTCAGACGTGTAAGTGTATTATGCTACAGGCAAAGTTTGATTGAAGACGGGTCATTGGCAAGTGTCCGAAACTCCAATATTGCCGATGGACTACAGGGAGTCTCCTTTAATGTCTTATACCCTGACCGAGTAAAAGGGAGAATAAGTTTTAAAAAGATTTTATTGGAAGTACTTAATACAAAAAGCCAGGGAGGATCAACGTTTGACTTCGAGGGTGGTATTTTTGGCCGTGACAATTACTTCAACCACCAACAATACTACGACGGCTGGTCTTACAAACGACGCATCATTGGTACGCCATTTATTACTAATTACAAAGACACGAATCGGCCTGAGCCCTTTAACGGCAACGAGATTGCGAATAATAATCGAGTACTTGTCTATCACTTGGGAGTTGAGGGCTACTATGGAGAAAAACTGCATTTTATGAGTAAGCTCTCTTACAGTCTGAATTATGGTACGTACGGATTCCCTTACCCAACCGTTCCTAAACAATTTTCAGGGATATTTCAATTGGATGGCCCAATCGGTAAAGGGGGTGGGTTGGAATGGAATGCGGCCGTTGCCCTTGACCGGGGCCAATTATATAAAAATACCTTTGGCGGCAAAATCGGCATCCGGAAAACTTGGTCGCGGAAAAAGTAA